In Colias croceus chromosome 8, ilColCroc2.1, the genomic window ttttgtgaaatatgacagatattttttattaatatattacattttcaCAACTACTGAGCAGTTAAATACTGAAAGATTGTCACTGTAGAGgttttatattcatatattgctattaaaaataaactcctGATGCCTGTAAGTATTGActgattaataaatttatatttatttttagacagCAAGTATCACTGATTGCCTTCCATCAAATTGAAGGTGAAGTACTAATTGCAGAACTGTCACAAAAGAATAACTCAATACATATTGTGGAACAAGCAACATGCCATAAGGTTagctcaatatttttttataaacatgcATGTGGGATAACCATAGAcattttttgaattaaaaacttatctatggttttatttatttttcagaatgGCGTGAATCTTTTCTGGTTGAGGTATGATGTACCCAAATCAGATAGAGTACTACAATTGTCTAGTTTACATGAGAAAGTGACTCAGGTCTCATTGTCATCGCCTGTACGTATCGCGCGACGGTCGCCGTGTGATGCTAGACTGTTAACTGCCTGTATTGATGGCTCTGtgcatattatacataatgtaGCTGGTCTTACTCATTCAATACGTGCAGGCTTTGTAAGTATATTTGTTAAAAGTATTAGTTTGAATAGGTTtgaaatgataaatataattcagtGGCGGTACGTTCATACAAGCCGAAAAGCCCGGCTTGCCTAAGGAATTCGCTACGAGACAGGAAAATACCCAAATTCACTTTTGAATATTCGCGCGCAACGAGCAATTCAAAATTTGCTccgaaattcaatgaaaactcaCCAACAAACAATGTCGAATTCGAgtcaaactttttaatttcatcctTCTTGCTATCTAAATAAAGTCGTACTTTGTATAAACAGTGTGGTGTCCTTCTTGAGTGACATATAGTTCTCTCGCTTGCACTCGTGGGCTTTTACCGGGCTTTGCGCTTATCTCTTCTAACGTATGAAATTTCGTTGAAGTAGCtacatacctatctatagAATTCTATAGCAATTTATATGGCCAACAAAGCCGGGCTTTAACAGTGTGAAGATAGTTACGATTGCGCGTCGCGCGAACGAACGTcgtgaatattattgttagtatGGTTTAGCGCGTGATTATACCGGTGTAATTTAGGTTAAGTTTTTcgaattttgtgataaaataagtGTCGCGACAcagattgtattgtaaattgtgaTGGTTTGCTTTGTGCTCAGCGGGGAAGGTAAAATCATTAAACTTTACTGTAAAACAACGATTAATTTCTTCATCAAAACCAACTCCCGATTTGTGCAGTAAGTAACataaaccaaattttaattgtattgtttacGAATTAATCGATTTCATGAATGAGAATTGGTTAGAAGAAGCCTTCTGATGAAACTTGCACATATTTTGGTATTTACGATTCTTGCTAGTTGTTCTTCCACGGAGCGTGCTTTCTCAGCGTTAAATCGAAttcataggtaggtaggtacgtatttaagaaatacacAAGGCCAAGAACGCCTTTCTGAATTAACAATGACTGTCATTGAGAAAGAGctgttaattgaattaaaacaatcacctaagtaggtacctacttctattctgatgttataaaatatttccttcaGAAAGATCGGCGTtttgaattagaatataaatgatctgtacaattttataatataatgtcatacagttttatataatttatagatatagattttaatatgattgtaATGGTAAACGTTTGACTCAACTGTTTGCGGGCGCGCGTGAAGATTTAGAAGATTTGATTCGGtatgttcacattttttataagttttataacgaacataggtacctacttagtaacacagtgtatacctaattcaagaaaagggtACCCAGCAAACACTTCGAAAAATTTGGGCTTGCCCAGTCCTTACACCCTAGGCACGCCACTGAAATATATgatagataattttttttagtttacaactcgaaggaccaaaaaatatcatataacatttatttttatttttatttattacgacAAAAATATGCTAcacttgaataaaaaaatattatttttcttagatAGCAACAGATGTCCGATGGGCTGGTGAATTAGTTATTGCAAGTGAAGAGACTGGTCGTTTGCAATGTTTCGACCGTGCTCTCTCGCTCTTACACCATCACACAAAGTGCCTGGATCTCACATCACATTTACGGTATAAATTGTTAAAGTACTAAACTTaatccatataatattatgtaagccAAAGTTAATGTGCAAATTAATGAAATTCCTATATTATAGTGTCGTCGTAAAACGACACTTTCAAATAGAACGGCAGATTTTGGtatcgtatttattttaatgatgatCTTATAGGATTCAAATCTCTAAAAATTTGTATTACAGGGACACAAGACGCATACAAATTTTAGGGACGCGTTCTTTTAAAGGCGGACCCTTGATTCTGGCAACCTTTTCCGGCGGACCATTAACACTCTTACGAATAAGTCATCCCCGTTTACTTACTGTAAGTGTTGCCACATCTAATATTTAATTCGAAcactttgaaacaaaaaaatattggtcTTTTTTTTGCTTCTAGGCATGGTTACGTTCAGGGCGGCCGTCAAACTCAATAGAATTATTGAAAACATTGGACTGGGAAGAAGAGGGTGATCAATGCTTACATGGGATTAGTGAAATTGTGATCAGTACTTTACGTAAAAATACTTTCGATGTGAATGCTGAAAGTGCCATACAAGGGGCTCTGGGGGTGTACTTAGCGCCGACCGCTCCCCTACCGCCCTCGGCGAGTCGATATTCGCCGCCCATACATGATCTAGCTAGGAAGTTCTTTCATCACTTGTTGaggtattttatgtattttacacACGTATTATATTCTCAAATTTTGAattcacaatttaaataaaaagcgtcattttaatttgtgtaAACTATCTCGGATAAAAACTGATTTATGAGTAATCCTCTGATGTTTATGAGCGTCGCTATAACTGCtcaattattttagtaacatcttataaatataatcttttttgtaaatataatgtttaataagtatattatttcctaacattataaaatactttttcagACGTGGTCGAATAGAAAAAGCAATGAGTTTGGCCGTGGAACTCGAAGCGTGGGATCTCTTTGCTGACGCCCAGTGGGCGGCTACAAGAGCGAGACAGCATCAACTAGCGCAAGAAGCAGCCGCTTGTGCCACTCACTATGCGCCTCGCACTCACGGTTCGTATtttctatagatattattttcccgttatttttttttaatcttattttatttaaagggGTTTTGTCAACAGCTGACAATGTCACCCCCATAGATTTTTTCGTTATATCTATACAATTTACCggttttgattaattttacataattaaacgaaaaataactCTTTATAAAATGACCTAACTACATTTTGTGTgaatatttagatttattcTTTCAACAATTCAATGCTGAACtaataagtaactttttttgttggcagacaaaattttttacaaatcgTAAAATTCTTATCtgcagaaaataataaatacacttGTTCATACTATTATTAATACAACTGTGATTACAATATTCCAGATTCAGAATGCTCAGATTCATGTTCACAATGCAGCTCTCACTCATATTCAGAGTCTGAAGACGAACATACACACAATGGAAACAGGAAAATTAATCCGCCGCCATTACCGCGAGTGCCTTTCACACATCCGACTGTATTATCCGTTCCTATCGCACAAAATGACCCACCTTCAACTAACAGCATACGACCGAATCTCCACCAATACCTAGATAGAGATAATACAATATGGACTACTAATATCAAAGACGACAGCTACATAAGTAAAACATACGACAGAGACTTAAAACCGTCAAGCAACCAACAAAATATGAGATGGAATAGTGTGgatgtgctaaatttcaacATGAACACTTCAAGAATAAGTGAGGGTTTCGTAAAACCGACTTCTGAAGTGATACAAAAGCCATACAATGAAAGAATGGCGTCGACACACTTCAACCATCTGTTTCGCGCGGATTTAAAGGATGATGTGCCAAATACGTATCGATATACTAGCAGTTTGCACTTATCTAATACAAACTTTAATGAGAGATATCGACAGGATAAAACTGTATGGCCAGGCAGTAGGCCAGCGgagaaaaataaagtaaaattttcaGATACTGTCACAATAGCCGTTGTTCCTGTAAGtacatataattttcttattaagGAAACCAATATAATTTGATTTCAAAAGTTTACACTTTTcctattgtaatatttaagatttttttgtttcatatcAACAATggcaaataattatttaatttttttttatgaattttgattCTTGATAAAATAcgaatttttctattaatttaatttcattagaGTTTTTTAAAACCGGTCTGGCATCAAATGTAAAACAAAGCTTTTTTCTGATACATCTGACATACAACAGTACATAAAAAAGtgaaaaagtgaagtcccatgtcccctagtggagtaaggggcagatgcattatacatctgtttcactgatggATTTCTTTAGGTTACAGTACATAAACTTAATCAAAAtagtcaaatattttattaatcaggAGCAACCACAATCCGAAGTAGCCCGAGAGCTAGCGGACAGCCTGCCGCTCTGCCCGCCCAACAAATACCTCGCTGCGTTCACACCACAAGCGAGCAAGCCGTACGACGAGCCGCGACCGCTCGGTACAACACTCGACTACGTTGAAGTGTGACGCGACACGCATGTTAGCACGCATGATTGCATGATACTAAACTTTGCTATGTGTAAGTGAACGCACGGAACATGTAGTgtacacattaaaatttatatgttcACGCTATTTATGTCCTACCGATTACTTTTTAGGTTAAGTTTTCGTCGGGTATCTATGGTATGGATGGAGTATTGATAACTCCATAATGCATTTGCATCAGGATCAGTTGAAATTTAcaagtatttttctttatagtttttttgtaaaacatcTATTTGACATCCATTCGTAGAATACAGGTAAATTAGCTTGGAGAAATTTTTGCGTTTGTAGTAGTGTATGgtcagcaaataaaataaaacaacattttatttttagtttttattatatagatatataggtatatatatatatatatatgggattttaaattaaactatatgtGTTTCTCCTCTGAAAAAGATGagactttaatttaatatttgcacatttaacatacgtataacttttacaaaatgACAATGTtactaaaatgaaaaatttactaACCTTAAAAAGAAACgacatttaaagtttaattctTTAGTTTGAGAAGTCAAAGGCTTGCCTCGACCATGTTTTAACACTGGAGCCATtttgaattaacaatataaagttacaacacttacacacaaattaaacacttcaacaaatattataacaataataacaaataataacaacaatcaacaaatacaaaaggagattgcccaagtgactatggcacttggtatcgcaatcaaacttattgtgtcaagatgaaatatagctcAATTTAAAGCTTGATGTTAGTACTTTTAGAaacgattaaagtttttatataaataagccgcagttcgcgacaataaaaataaaacaatagttttattcaacacttcaaaaaaatactttatcgagtttaaactaacgatgaacgttaagttttacatttattacataggtaatattttaatttacaagacaaatgtgaaaagtaaatcgtaataaacatTACCTATTTCGAAATAAATTACGTCGAACATTGCGTCGAACACATTCATTCAAGATTCATTTCAAATAGAAACTATGACATAAGACGCAGGACGCTTGCAAGagagatagatatattatgtgtcaaaacaaaaacttttacttttattctatttactagcttccgcccgcgactccgtccgcgcggatgtcggtattcgcgtggatggtttatttctccattttgagtaactctgacaattaaacatcttataaatatctattggacccaaatacggctaggcctataataatacgcaacgtgtgttcgcggttctacagaacaacgtctataaaactgaaaagttaagattaatttttttctacatatttttccaggataaaaagtatcctattttacgcccaggataataaggtataattataccaagtttcatcgaaatcgaaccgttagttttcacgtgatgccttcacatacagacagacagacagacaaaaatttttttaatcacatatttgggtttggtatcgatccagtaacaccccctggtatttattttttcaatattttcaatgtacagaattgacccttctacagatttattatatgtatagatttggtataattacgacttaatagtgataaatatgatcattataaatacaaataggaattaacaatatcacgaacaCGTGACACAATTAGTATTTTACCGATTCCATACGTGGTCATATATGTTTCAAAACACAaacttttaatgttatttcaatttatccggtataattaagacttaatagtgatacatatgatcattatataaatacaaataggaattaacaatatcacgaataCCTACGTGGCACAACTCAAATTTTACCGATACCACCCGTGGTCATTCTCCTTTATCAATTAAACtacgtacataataattataatttttgaatgaaatgtgtgcTTTATGTTCTAACGGTACCAAACCACTGCATCTGGCACCTGCGGACAGCGTAAACTGGTTTATTCTGGTTTTGTGCGTTTTTCCACTTTCCACTATCAagtgacgatttatttatttgttttgtttcgtaattattatggtcaaatattaattatgaaacaaattataatggacacgatattttattgtttcacggtagtcgccttgtcgtttgctcaaggacgtgaaattgaatgatatattttttttataaagtcaaaaccattttctttcaaattaaaagttgtttttattgaaaacgaAAGTGTTGCTAGTTTAGTGTAGCTGTGTGTAGggagatgaaattaaagataccggccaattaaattttatatttcttctaaattacacaaaaatatactatttatattcTCTAACTACAAAACGTGGGTCGGTGGCGCGAGCTATGGGACAACTGAGGGGCGACGCTATGTGACTGTGCGACGCGGCCGAAAATCCTGCGTCAGCACAGCACCTACAATATTCCCcccttttcaaaaaaaaaaaatgtggaacatttttaaacaaaatcaaattaaattatctttattaagATTACTAACTCGCAACAACGAACCCTAACAATTATGctgacagacaaaaaataacaatgtgaAACATAATACAAGATTAGTTCAGGAGTCGGtgaaacatttatataaacacacgaacatttattttaaaaaagatacttaacatataaaaattactagtCTGCAGCCATGGTGTTTGATATAACGTTATGATGTCCTCTCTTGGCATCATTGCGGCCATTTGCCAACAATACAATCAAATAAAGTCCTACGATCGAACAACATAACattacatacacacaaacattataatgtaaagtaacattattaataaaaaaatacgcaatgtataatattaaggtaTCATGCACCTAGTACATTAACatgcaaataaaatcattcacaattaatacgaaaatataattaaaattgttcaattgttaaattttaccGCTGCCACCGCCCTGTAGTTTCTTCTTGAGTTGTccgtatatatgtatttatatattaattttgaatatttattccCTACTACACACTCACGTCGATATATCACGCCGGTCGAGATCACGTCGGGGTCACCAATTTAGTGTAGCTGTGTGTAGggagatgaaattaaagataccggccaattaaattttatatttcttctaaattacacaaaaatatactatttatattcTCTAACTACAAAACGTGGGTCGGTGGCGCGAGCTATGGGACAACTGAGGGGCGACGCTATGTGACTGTGCGACGCGGCCGAAAATCCTGCGTCAGCACAGCACCTACACtaggaataagtataaaattaaatagtaatgttaggatatcgaaacatttttgtataggccAGAACGATATAGTGGAAACGCGCTCTAAGATCTGAGTAATATACACACCACTACATATGCAAAAATTTCTCCAAGCTAATTTACCtgtatatacaatatacatgatacatttacaaatagcACACTGATTCCTGATGCAAAGATAAACCTCAttgttgaaattattattgacaAATTTGCACATAGCACCATTTACCCAATGTGACTAGCACTACACTTTATACCAAAGACTTTCTTCCTTTATTATCAGACACACCTCTCACTAAAAATAATCGCATGTTTTGTGTTTTGTGATTAATTGTCATTTAGTTATAATCAAATAGTGGTAACGAATTTATAACAAttgtttaaatgttatatGTGAGAATATTGCACCCCTACAAAATGGTTACAGGAATTATGAGGAAATCCGCCATATGTATTTATTgcggaaattaataattaaaatgccaTTAAATGGTTTTAaatggttaaaaaaataaacttattttacgGTTTATTTGTCTCAGTTTTGCTATGGTctactttttagaaaaaatattgataattgtGAATAATTTGCCAAAATGGCCGTGTGATTATTGAATATTTGGtacacatattatgtacataaacaacacaatatacacgtttcataaataataaatatgtattgtgcATGAGTTTTTGGTATCAACGTGGAATGAATGCAATGCACTTATTTAGTCAAACCAAAGTTTAACAGGAAcctaatttaatatgaaatatcaaTCTTATTTCAGATGGCGAGGCTCAACGTAATCCACCTAAGATCAAAGTTGTACATTTTGGTATGGTGTGATGCAgaatatagaatatttttataagaatttattaatttttaaggaTTCTATCCGTCCATCGCATATTGTATTTTCTGAAATAAGAATCCATACATTCCAATGGTTGTGATAAAAGGTTCTTGTAGAGAGATTTATATAAGAATAAGAAGTTTTATACATTTGTTTACATATACATAGTATGTTAATCGCACTATAAATGCTGATATTGATTATTGCTGatcaagatattatatttgtaatgtCAATGATACACGacagatatatttaaaaaaaagttgcaTATGGTAAGGCAATCATTGCTGatctatattttgtattttatttcctaTCTAGTGTAAAGATGTTCATGAAATAAagatgtataaatttatatatgtatatagtgTGCACACTGTAAACTCACAAATTTTATGagattcataaaataaagcaTATAGGCAGTTTTGTTAATTGTttgaaagttaaaaaataacgtATCATTAAAAAGAATACCTATGGCCACAGTTGAAGTCAATATTTAATAcgctgtaaaaaataatttcttatgATCAATACACTATGAGGAAAAAAAGGCTACTACTTCTCCCGTCTCTTGTGATTGTGAAATCTCATAAACAAACtactatgtacatatttttattgtagtaGTAGTCTAAAAGCTACCTCtgaaaaatgaattattattagaataaagtTTGCTTGCTTTCATATTAAAGACTATCCTTATCAAGATGTTTAGATTTTATAGTATGCTACGTAAAGCTTTTATTTGGATATTCTTCCAGGTTCCTGGGCTTCCATTAAACTTAGTGTTCATGTAttttgtagttaaaaaaaaaattataagaacaATCATaacttgtttaatttttttaaccttGTATCACAGAACACTAATAGTAGCATGGACCAATATACTCAACTTGAGTATAATATTGGTTCATGATACTAGGTTGCTTACTAGTTACTTTGAGAAACTACTTACGCCATCTAGCGCACAGCACGAGCGTTTTTTCCTACTTGGCGCGCCGAA contains:
- the LOC123693986 gene encoding WD repeat-containing and planar cell polarity effector protein fritz isoform X1, whose translation is MFSYDVKFLTCDDSVFVKNSDLKSYKYEAKKKFDETVYDNGKRMYCERRGGHVRAPRVNHIRQLESKLRDWNIVASEWINDSLATLVFSSGVIAHITINPTTLDVTQILFDRYCLGKLMGNTVTGVVLSRTHLLFIHPERIATLIVFGKKNDHVPCRISDRDPHLQSLDLGGSSRKTDRHVSWCQSSTGLRVLVWSNNIADPAPWSPLLEDHANLHLYNIEGQQVSLIAFHQIEGEVLIAELSQKNNSIHIVEQATCHKNGVNLFWLRYDVPKSDRVLQLSSLHEKVTQVSLSSPVRIARRSPCDARLLTACIDGSVHIIHNVAGLTHSIRAGFIATDVRWAGELVIASEETGRLQCFDRALSLLHHHTKCLDLTSHLRDTRRIQILGTRSFKGGPLILATFSGGPLTLLRISHPRLLTAWLRSGRPSNSIELLKTLDWEEEGDQCLHGISEIVISTLRKNTFDVNAESAIQGALGVYLAPTAPLPPSASRYSPPIHDLARKFFHHLLRRGRIEKAMSLAVELEAWDLFADAQWAATRARQHQLAQEAAACATHYAPRTHDSECSDSCSQCSSHSYSESEDEHTHNGNRKINPPPLPRVPFTHPTVLSVPIAQNDPPSTNSIRPNLHQYLDRDNTIWTTNIKDDSYISKTYDRDLKPSSNQQNMRWNSVDVLNFNMNTSRISEGFVKPTSEVIQKPYNERMASTHFNHLFRADLKDDVPNTYRYTSSLHLSNTNFNERYRQDKTVWPGSRPAEKNKVKFSDTVTIAVVPEQPQSEVARELADSLPLCPPNKYLAAFTPQASKPYDEPRPLDGEAQRNPPKIKVVHFGMV
- the LOC123693986 gene encoding WD repeat-containing and planar cell polarity effector protein fritz isoform X2, whose protein sequence is MFSYDVKFLTCDDSVFVKNSDLKSYKYEAKKKFDETVYDNGKRMYCERRGGHVRAPRVNHIRQLESKLRDWNIVASEWINDSLATLVFSSGVIAHITINPTTLDVTQILFDRYCLGKLMGNTVTGVVLSRTHLLFIHPERIATLIVFGKKNDHVPCRISDRDPHLQSLDLGGSSRKTDRHVSWCQSSTGLRVLVWSNNIADPAPWSPLLEDHANLHLYNIEGQQVSLIAFHQIEGEVLIAELSQKNNSIHIVEQATCHKNGVNLFWLRYDVPKSDRVLQLSSLHEKVTQVSLSSPVRIARRSPCDARLLTACIDGSVHIIHNVAGLTHSIRAGFIATDVRWAGELVIASEETGRLQCFDRALSLLHHHTKCLDLTSHLRDTRRIQILGTRSFKGGPLILATFSGGPLTLLRISHPRLLTAWLRSGRPSNSIELLKTLDWEEEGDQCLHGISEIVISTLRKNTFDVNAESAIQGALGVYLAPTAPLPPSASRYSPPIHDLARKFFHHLLRRGRIEKAMSLAVELEAWDLFADAQWAATRARQHQLAQEAAACATHYAPRTHDSECSDSCSQCSSHSYSESEDEHTHNGNRKINPPPLPRVPFTHPTVLSVPIAQNDPPSTNSIRPNLHQYLDRDNTIWTTNIKDDSYISKTYDRDLKPSSNQQNMRWNSVDVLNFNMNTSRISEGFVKPTSEVIQKPYNERMASTHFNHLFRADLKDDVPNTYRYTSSLHLSNTNFNERYRQDKTVWPGSRPAEKNKVKFSDTVTIAVVPEQPQSEVARELADSLPLCPPNKYLAAFTPQASKPYDEPRPLGTTLDYVEV